In a single window of the Zea mays cultivar B73 chromosome 5, Zm-B73-REFERENCE-NAM-5.0, whole genome shotgun sequence genome:
- the LOC100192745 gene encoding ubiquitin ligase protein FANCL isoform X1, producing MDSPVPATLARAPARPQARAGEEACADTRQDAPAEAEPPPRRPAAFYSSVFAQIEEIGWKQLVSATGDGVSCLTFRVVDEPGRMHLLEITLPMGYPESPPSISADVPYLPKIHWSKNSRLKDVICQFQAHLKILQEFWNTMDEIDKVLWIVDPTKPSYAMSHRRIALGDDCYILLQVDARKPNSLPECRFLGTDGKLDQLIINWRKNRKKWDTKKKFHENLAAVLDFALPSPPSVGDKAKDDEQADCGICYAKHLPVDDELGAHSGCATDYMCENPSCSRAFHSVCLRDWLRSITTTRQGKWEMCEGGVEKSDTDALEASFQAKKIGRSRIYTLVLWRKWLGGRSAFLGG from the exons ATGGACTCGCCGGTGCCTGCTACGCTCGCGCGCGCGCCAGCGAGACCGCAAGCGCGGGCGGGCGAGGAGGCTTGCGCGGATACTCGGCAGGATGCTCCGGCGGAAGCGGAGCCACCTCCCCGTCGGCCGGCCGCGTTCTACAGCTCCGTGTTCGCGCAG ATCGAAGAGATCGGGTGGAAGCAGCTGGTGAGCGCCACAGGAGACGGAGTGTCCTGTCTCACCTTCCGCGTCGT GGATGAACCAGGACGGATGCATTTACTGGAGATCACACTGCCCATGGGCTATCCCGAAAGTCCTCCTTCAATCTCTGCA GACGTACCATATCTCCCGAAAATACATTGGTCAAAAAACTCAAGACTGAAAGATGTTATTTGCCAATTTCAAGCG cacttgaaaatcttgcaaGAGTTCTGGAATACGATGGACGAGATTGATAAGGTCCTTTGGATTGTTGATCCAACAAAGCCGTCTTATGCTATGTCTCATCGTCGTATAGCTTTAG GTGACGATTGCTACATTTTGTTGCAAGTTGATGCACGCAAGCCCAACTCCTTACCAGA GTGTCGCTTCTTGGGCACAGATGGCAAACTTGATCAGCTGATAATAAATTGGAGAAAGAACCGTAAAAAATG GGATACAAAGAAAAAATTCCATGAGAATTTGGCAGCCGTCTTGGACTTTGCACTGCCTTCACCCCCTTCGGTCGGTGATAAAGCGAAAGATGACGAGCAAGCTGATTGTGGGATATGTTATGCCAAGCATCTGCCAGTTG ATGACGAACTCGGTGCCCACAGCGGGTGTGCGACGGACTACATGTGTGAGAACCCCAGCTGCAGCAGAGCCTTCCATTCCGTGTGCCTGAGAGACTGGTTGCGCTCCATCACCACGACTAGGCA GGGAAAATGGGAGATGTGTGAAGGAGGTGTCGAGAAGAGTGACACAGACGCTCTGGAGGCCTCTTTTCAAGCCAAAAAAATTGGGAGGAGCCGaatttatacattggtgctttgGAGAAAATGGCTTGGGGGCCGGAGCGCATTTCTTGGAGGATGA
- the LOC100192745 gene encoding ubiquitin ligase protein FANCL isoform X2, producing the protein MDSPVPATLARAPARPQARAGEEACADTRQDAPAEAEPPPRRPAAFYSSVFAQIEEIGWKQLVSATGDGVSCLTFRVVDEPGRMHLLEITLPMGYPESPPSISADVPYLPKIHWSKNSRLKDVICQFQAHLKILQEFWNTMDEIDKVLWIVDPTKPSYAMSHRRIALVDARKPNSLPECRFLGTDGKLDQLIINWRKNRKKWDTKKKFHENLAAVLDFALPSPPSVGDKAKDDEQADCGICYAKHLPVDDELGAHSGCATDYMCENPSCSRAFHSVCLRDWLRSITTTRQGKWEMCEGGVEKSDTDALEASFQAKKIGRSRIYTLVLWRKWLGGRSAFLGG; encoded by the exons ATGGACTCGCCGGTGCCTGCTACGCTCGCGCGCGCGCCAGCGAGACCGCAAGCGCGGGCGGGCGAGGAGGCTTGCGCGGATACTCGGCAGGATGCTCCGGCGGAAGCGGAGCCACCTCCCCGTCGGCCGGCCGCGTTCTACAGCTCCGTGTTCGCGCAG ATCGAAGAGATCGGGTGGAAGCAGCTGGTGAGCGCCACAGGAGACGGAGTGTCCTGTCTCACCTTCCGCGTCGT GGATGAACCAGGACGGATGCATTTACTGGAGATCACACTGCCCATGGGCTATCCCGAAAGTCCTCCTTCAATCTCTGCA GACGTACCATATCTCCCGAAAATACATTGGTCAAAAAACTCAAGACTGAAAGATGTTATTTGCCAATTTCAAGCG cacttgaaaatcttgcaaGAGTTCTGGAATACGATGGACGAGATTGATAAGGTCCTTTGGATTGTTGATCCAACAAAGCCGTCTTATGCTATGTCTCATCGTCGTATAGCTTTAG TTGATGCACGCAAGCCCAACTCCTTACCAGA GTGTCGCTTCTTGGGCACAGATGGCAAACTTGATCAGCTGATAATAAATTGGAGAAAGAACCGTAAAAAATG GGATACAAAGAAAAAATTCCATGAGAATTTGGCAGCCGTCTTGGACTTTGCACTGCCTTCACCCCCTTCGGTCGGTGATAAAGCGAAAGATGACGAGCAAGCTGATTGTGGGATATGTTATGCCAAGCATCTGCCAGTTG ATGACGAACTCGGTGCCCACAGCGGGTGTGCGACGGACTACATGTGTGAGAACCCCAGCTGCAGCAGAGCCTTCCATTCCGTGTGCCTGAGAGACTGGTTGCGCTCCATCACCACGACTAGGCA GGGAAAATGGGAGATGTGTGAAGGAGGTGTCGAGAAGAGTGACACAGACGCTCTGGAGGCCTCTTTTCAAGCCAAAAAAATTGGGAGGAGCCGaatttatacattggtgctttgGAGAAAATGGCTTGGGGGCCGGAGCGCATTTCTTGGAGGATGA
- the LOC100192745 gene encoding ubiquitin ligase protein FANCL has protein sequence MDSPVPATLARAPARPQARAGEEACADTRQDAPAEAEPPPRRPAAFYSSVFAQIEEIGWKQLVSATGDGVSCLTFRVVDEPGRMHLLEITLPMGYPESPPSISADVPYLPKIHWSKNSRLKDVICQFQAHLKILQEFWNTMDEIDKVLWIVDPTKPSYAMSHRRIALGDDCYILLQVDARKPNSLPECRFLGTDGKLDQLIINWRKNRKKWDTKKKFHENLAAVLDFALPSPPSVGDKAKDDEQADCGICYAKHLPVDDELGAHSGCATDYMCENPSCSRAFHSVCLRDWLRSITTTRQSFDVLFGNCPYCSDPVAVKITGH, from the exons ATGGACTCGCCGGTGCCTGCTACGCTCGCGCGCGCGCCAGCGAGACCGCAAGCGCGGGCGGGCGAGGAGGCTTGCGCGGATACTCGGCAGGATGCTCCGGCGGAAGCGGAGCCACCTCCCCGTCGGCCGGCCGCGTTCTACAGCTCCGTGTTCGCGCAG ATCGAAGAGATCGGGTGGAAGCAGCTGGTGAGCGCCACAGGAGACGGAGTGTCCTGTCTCACCTTCCGCGTCGT GGATGAACCAGGACGGATGCATTTACTGGAGATCACACTGCCCATGGGCTATCCCGAAAGTCCTCCTTCAATCTCTGCA GACGTACCATATCTCCCGAAAATACATTGGTCAAAAAACTCAAGACTGAAAGATGTTATTTGCCAATTTCAAGCG cacttgaaaatcttgcaaGAGTTCTGGAATACGATGGACGAGATTGATAAGGTCCTTTGGATTGTTGATCCAACAAAGCCGTCTTATGCTATGTCTCATCGTCGTATAGCTTTAG GTGACGATTGCTACATTTTGTTGCAAGTTGATGCACGCAAGCCCAACTCCTTACCAGA GTGTCGCTTCTTGGGCACAGATGGCAAACTTGATCAGCTGATAATAAATTGGAGAAAGAACCGTAAAAAATG GGATACAAAGAAAAAATTCCATGAGAATTTGGCAGCCGTCTTGGACTTTGCACTGCCTTCACCCCCTTCGGTCGGTGATAAAGCGAAAGATGACGAGCAAGCTGATTGTGGGATATGTTATGCCAAGCATCTGCCAGTTG ATGACGAACTCGGTGCCCACAGCGGGTGTGCGACGGACTACATGTGTGAGAACCCCAGCTGCAGCAGAGCCTTCCATTCCGTGTGCCTGAGAGACTGGTTGCGCTCCATCACCACGACTAGGCA GTCGTTCGATGTCCTGTTCGGGAACTGCCCCTACTGCAGCGATCCCGTCGCCGTCAAGATCACCGGCCACTAA
- the LOC100192745 gene encoding ubiquitin ligase protein FANCL isoform X4 — protein MDSPVPATLARAPARPQARAGEEACADTRQDAPAEAEPPPRRPAAFYSSVFAQIEEIGWKQLVSATGDGVSCLTFRVVDEPGRMHLLEITLPMGYPESPPSISADVPYLPKIHWSKNSRLKDVICQFQAHLKILQEFWNTMDEIDKVLWIVDPTKPSYAMSHRRIALGDDCYILLQVDARKPNSLPECRFLGTDGKLDQLIINWRKNRKKWDTKKKFHENLAAVLDFALPSPPSVGDKAKDDEQADCGICYAKHLPVVLASLIRQMTNSVPTAGVRRTTCVRTPAAAEPSIPCA, from the exons ATGGACTCGCCGGTGCCTGCTACGCTCGCGCGCGCGCCAGCGAGACCGCAAGCGCGGGCGGGCGAGGAGGCTTGCGCGGATACTCGGCAGGATGCTCCGGCGGAAGCGGAGCCACCTCCCCGTCGGCCGGCCGCGTTCTACAGCTCCGTGTTCGCGCAG ATCGAAGAGATCGGGTGGAAGCAGCTGGTGAGCGCCACAGGAGACGGAGTGTCCTGTCTCACCTTCCGCGTCGT GGATGAACCAGGACGGATGCATTTACTGGAGATCACACTGCCCATGGGCTATCCCGAAAGTCCTCCTTCAATCTCTGCA GACGTACCATATCTCCCGAAAATACATTGGTCAAAAAACTCAAGACTGAAAGATGTTATTTGCCAATTTCAAGCG cacttgaaaatcttgcaaGAGTTCTGGAATACGATGGACGAGATTGATAAGGTCCTTTGGATTGTTGATCCAACAAAGCCGTCTTATGCTATGTCTCATCGTCGTATAGCTTTAG GTGACGATTGCTACATTTTGTTGCAAGTTGATGCACGCAAGCCCAACTCCTTACCAGA GTGTCGCTTCTTGGGCACAGATGGCAAACTTGATCAGCTGATAATAAATTGGAGAAAGAACCGTAAAAAATG GGATACAAAGAAAAAATTCCATGAGAATTTGGCAGCCGTCTTGGACTTTGCACTGCCTTCACCCCCTTCGGTCGGTGATAAAGCGAAAGATGACGAGCAAGCTGATTGTGGGATATGTTATGCCAAGCATCTGCCAGTTG TTCTTGCTTCTCTGATCCGCCAGATGACGAACTCGGTGCCCACAGCGGGTGTGCGACGGACTACATGTGTGAGAACCCCAGCTGCAGCAGAGCCTTCCATTCCGTGTGCCTGA
- the LOC100192745 gene encoding ubiquitin ligase protein FANCL isoform X3 translates to MDSPVPATLARAPARPQARAGEEACADTRQDAPAEAEPPPRRPAAFYSSVFAQIEEIGWKQLVSATGDGVSCLTFRVVDEPGRMHLLEITLPMGYPESPPSISADVPYLPKIHWSKNSRLKDVICQFQAHLKILQEFWNTMDEIDKVLWIVDPTKPSYAMSHRRIALVDARKPNSLPECRFLGTDGKLDQLIINWRKNRKKWDTKKKFHENLAAVLDFALPSPPSVGDKAKDDEQADCGICYAKHLPVDDELGAHSGCATDYMCENPSCSRAFHSVCLRDWLRSITTTRQSFDVLFGNCPYCSDPVAVKITGH, encoded by the exons ATGGACTCGCCGGTGCCTGCTACGCTCGCGCGCGCGCCAGCGAGACCGCAAGCGCGGGCGGGCGAGGAGGCTTGCGCGGATACTCGGCAGGATGCTCCGGCGGAAGCGGAGCCACCTCCCCGTCGGCCGGCCGCGTTCTACAGCTCCGTGTTCGCGCAG ATCGAAGAGATCGGGTGGAAGCAGCTGGTGAGCGCCACAGGAGACGGAGTGTCCTGTCTCACCTTCCGCGTCGT GGATGAACCAGGACGGATGCATTTACTGGAGATCACACTGCCCATGGGCTATCCCGAAAGTCCTCCTTCAATCTCTGCA GACGTACCATATCTCCCGAAAATACATTGGTCAAAAAACTCAAGACTGAAAGATGTTATTTGCCAATTTCAAGCG cacttgaaaatcttgcaaGAGTTCTGGAATACGATGGACGAGATTGATAAGGTCCTTTGGATTGTTGATCCAACAAAGCCGTCTTATGCTATGTCTCATCGTCGTATAGCTTTAG TTGATGCACGCAAGCCCAACTCCTTACCAGA GTGTCGCTTCTTGGGCACAGATGGCAAACTTGATCAGCTGATAATAAATTGGAGAAAGAACCGTAAAAAATG GGATACAAAGAAAAAATTCCATGAGAATTTGGCAGCCGTCTTGGACTTTGCACTGCCTTCACCCCCTTCGGTCGGTGATAAAGCGAAAGATGACGAGCAAGCTGATTGTGGGATATGTTATGCCAAGCATCTGCCAGTTG ATGACGAACTCGGTGCCCACAGCGGGTGTGCGACGGACTACATGTGTGAGAACCCCAGCTGCAGCAGAGCCTTCCATTCCGTGTGCCTGAGAGACTGGTTGCGCTCCATCACCACGACTAGGCA GTCGTTCGATGTCCTGTTCGGGAACTGCCCCTACTGCAGCGATCCCGTCGCCGTCAAGATCACCGGCCACTAA